From Pandoraea vervacti, the proteins below share one genomic window:
- the map gene encoding type I methionyl aminopeptidase, with translation MAITLKNAHDIEMMRVACRLASEVLDFITPHVRAGVTTGELDRLCHEFMVKEQGTVPAPLNYQPPGYPPYPKATCISVNDVICHGIPGDKTLKNGDALNIDITVIKDGYFGDTSRMFIVGDGTILAKRLAQVTYECMWLGINQVRPGAHLGDIGHAIQTHAEAQGYSVVREYCGHGIGQVFHEDPQILHYGRQGTGIELQAGMIFTIEPMINAGKREIRTMPDQWTVKTRDRSLSAQWEHTVLVTETGHEVLTHSALTPPPPPGSSYVTSFAAAA, from the coding sequence ATGGCCATTACCCTCAAGAATGCCCACGACATCGAAATGATGCGCGTCGCTTGCCGCCTGGCGAGTGAAGTGCTTGATTTCATTACGCCGCACGTGCGTGCAGGCGTGACCACCGGGGAACTCGACCGTCTTTGCCACGAGTTCATGGTCAAAGAGCAAGGCACGGTGCCCGCGCCGCTGAATTACCAGCCCCCCGGTTACCCCCCCTACCCCAAGGCGACGTGCATCTCCGTGAACGACGTGATTTGCCACGGCATTCCCGGCGACAAAACGCTCAAGAACGGCGACGCGCTCAACATCGATATCACGGTGATCAAGGACGGCTATTTCGGTGACACGAGCCGCATGTTCATCGTGGGTGACGGTACGATTCTCGCGAAGCGCCTGGCACAGGTCACGTACGAATGCATGTGGCTCGGGATCAATCAGGTTCGCCCGGGCGCGCACCTGGGCGACATCGGTCACGCGATCCAGACGCACGCCGAAGCCCAGGGATATAGCGTGGTACGAGAATATTGCGGCCATGGTATCGGCCAGGTATTCCACGAAGACCCCCAGATCCTGCATTACGGGCGTCAGGGAACGGGCATTGAGTTACAGGCCGGCATGATCTTCACCATCGAGCCGATGATCAACGCCGGCAAGCGAGAAATTCGCACGATGCCGGACCAATGGACCGTCAAAACGCGTGATCGCAGCCTCTCGGCCCAATGGGAGCACACGGTGCTGGTGACGGAAACCGGCCATGAGGTGCTCACGCATTCCGCGCTGACGCCACCGCCGCCGCCCGGTTCGTCCTATGTCACGTCGTTCGCCGCGGCCGCCTGA
- the def gene encoding peptide deformylase, protein MIRDILKMGDPRLLRIAKPVEQFNTPELDELIADMFETMKHANGAGLAAPQIGVDLQVVIFGFEHNERYPDAPEVPETVLINPTITPLTQDMEEGWEGCLSVPGLRGMVNRYSMLRYEGFDQHGHAIDRVAEGFHARVVQHECDHLIGKLYPMRITDFSRFGFTEILFPGLDPNSDD, encoded by the coding sequence ATGATTCGCGACATTCTGAAGATGGGCGATCCGCGCTTGCTGCGCATCGCCAAACCCGTCGAACAATTCAATACGCCTGAGCTCGACGAGCTTATCGCCGACATGTTCGAGACCATGAAGCACGCCAACGGCGCCGGACTTGCCGCGCCGCAGATCGGTGTCGATCTGCAAGTGGTGATCTTCGGGTTCGAGCACAACGAGCGCTATCCGGACGCGCCGGAAGTGCCTGAGACCGTGCTCATCAATCCAACGATTACGCCGCTGACGCAGGACATGGAGGAGGGCTGGGAGGGATGTCTTTCCGTGCCGGGATTGCGCGGTATGGTCAATCGCTATTCCATGCTGCGTTATGAAGGTTTCGATCAGCACGGGCACGCGATCGATCGCGTGGCGGAGGGGTTCCATGCGCGCGTGGTGCAGCACGAGTGCGACCACCTGATCGGCAAGTTGTATCCGATGCGCATTACCGATTTCAGCAGGTTCGGATTTACCGAGATCCTGTTCCCGGGGCTTGACCCGAACAGTGACGATTGA
- a CDS encoding [protein-PII] uridylyltransferase — protein sequence MHARAHAPSPLRQVLKDRKAELVERFTAHGKIDALLHGLCHAVDQSMKDAWAECRMPDDFALVAVGGYGRGELYPYSDVDILLLHQNADGDALTSHVEPFIGFLWDIGLEIGSSVRTVDECISEAHADITVQTSLLEARLLTGNEALFQAFQQRFSADLDPLAFFRSKQLEIRQRHAKYQDTPYSLEPNCKESPGGLRDLQVILWMTKAAGLGNSWAELSARDLLTDRELKELRRNEQFLKGLRARLHLLARRRQDVLVFDLQTALAQSLGFNATTTKRASEQLMRRYYWAAKAVSQLNTVLLLNVEARLFPQTSGVTRVINERFVEKQGMIEIVDDELYERHPNAILETFLLYEQVVGVKGLSARTLRALYNARELMNAQWRSDPQNRRTFLDILQQPQGITHALRLMNQTSVLGRYLINFRRVVGQMQHDLYHVYTVDQHILMVVRNIRRFAVAEHTHEYPFCSQLIANFDRPWVLTIAALFHDIAKGRGGDHSTLGMVDARTFCVRHGIAREDTELIVWLVGEHLTMSTVAQKQDTTDPEVIRRFADKVETERRLTALYLLTVADIRGTSPKVWNAWKGKLLEDLYRVTLQVLGGASPDPHSQLKTRKEEALGLLRLYTVPERAQEALWNTLDVAYFLRNDPADVAWQTRHLWRHVDSASPIVKARPSPIGEGLQVLVYVRDQVDLFARICGYFERKGLSILDAKVHTTSQGFALDSFLLTDPGLDTSYRDIINLVESELVSLLTRAEPLAEPSKGRLPRRSRSFPVTPRVDLRPDERGQYYLLSVSANDRTGLLYAVARVLARHGVSVRTARINTLGERVEDTFLLDGSRLQDNRLQIAVETELLEALEP from the coding sequence ATGCACGCACGTGCACACGCCCCGTCTCCGCTTCGTCAGGTCCTCAAGGACCGCAAAGCCGAACTCGTCGAGCGCTTTACCGCGCATGGCAAGATCGACGCTCTTCTGCATGGCCTGTGTCACGCCGTCGACCAGTCCATGAAAGACGCGTGGGCCGAGTGCCGGATGCCGGACGACTTTGCGTTGGTGGCAGTGGGCGGATACGGTCGCGGCGAGTTGTATCCCTATTCGGACGTCGACATCCTGCTGTTGCATCAAAACGCCGACGGCGACGCGCTGACGTCGCACGTCGAGCCGTTCATCGGATTCCTGTGGGATATCGGCCTTGAAATCGGTTCGTCGGTGCGAACCGTCGACGAGTGCATTTCGGAAGCGCACGCGGACATCACGGTGCAAACCAGTCTGCTCGAAGCGCGCCTGCTCACGGGTAACGAGGCGCTATTCCAAGCGTTCCAGCAACGCTTTTCCGCGGATCTGGACCCGCTCGCCTTTTTCCGCAGCAAGCAGCTTGAGATTCGCCAGCGCCACGCGAAGTACCAGGACACCCCATACAGTCTCGAGCCGAATTGCAAGGAAAGTCCGGGCGGATTGCGCGATTTGCAGGTCATTCTGTGGATGACGAAAGCCGCGGGCCTTGGCAACAGTTGGGCCGAATTGTCCGCACGTGATTTGCTGACCGACCGGGAACTCAAGGAGTTGCGCCGCAACGAGCAATTCCTGAAGGGCTTGCGCGCGCGACTGCATTTGCTGGCGCGACGTCGTCAGGATGTGCTCGTTTTCGACCTTCAGACGGCACTTGCGCAAAGCCTCGGATTCAACGCCACGACGACCAAGCGCGCGAGCGAACAGCTCATGCGACGTTACTACTGGGCAGCGAAAGCGGTCTCGCAGTTGAACACGGTGTTGTTGCTGAACGTCGAAGCGCGATTGTTCCCACAGACCAGTGGCGTGACGCGCGTCATCAACGAGCGATTTGTCGAAAAGCAGGGAATGATCGAGATCGTGGACGACGAGCTTTACGAGCGTCACCCGAATGCGATCCTCGAAACGTTTCTGCTTTACGAGCAGGTCGTCGGCGTGAAAGGCCTGTCTGCGCGTACACTTCGGGCGCTGTATAACGCCCGGGAGTTGATGAATGCGCAGTGGCGTTCGGACCCTCAGAACCGTCGCACATTCCTCGACATTCTTCAGCAACCCCAGGGCATTACCCATGCGCTGCGGCTGATGAATCAGACGAGCGTACTGGGGCGATATCTGATCAACTTCCGACGCGTGGTTGGCCAGATGCAGCACGATCTCTACCACGTCTACACCGTCGACCAGCACATCCTGATGGTCGTGCGCAACATCCGTCGCTTTGCCGTGGCGGAACATACGCACGAATACCCGTTTTGCAGTCAGTTGATCGCCAACTTCGACCGGCCATGGGTCCTGACGATCGCCGCCCTTTTCCATGACATTGCGAAAGGACGTGGCGGCGATCACTCGACGCTCGGCATGGTGGACGCGCGCACGTTCTGCGTGCGTCACGGCATCGCCAGGGAAGATACGGAACTGATCGTCTGGCTGGTGGGCGAGCATCTGACGATGAGTACTGTCGCCCAGAAGCAGGACACCACGGACCCGGAGGTCATCCGCCGCTTTGCGGACAAGGTGGAGACCGAGCGACGTCTGACGGCACTGTATCTCCTGACCGTGGCGGACATCCGCGGCACCAGCCCCAAAGTGTGGAACGCATGGAAAGGCAAGTTGCTGGAGGATCTTTACCGCGTCACGCTGCAAGTGCTCGGCGGCGCCAGCCCGGATCCCCATTCGCAACTGAAAACCCGCAAAGAGGAAGCGCTCGGACTATTGCGGCTGTACACCGTCCCCGAGCGCGCTCAGGAGGCACTCTGGAACACGCTGGACGTGGCGTATTTCCTGCGCAACGACCCGGCGGACGTTGCCTGGCAGACGCGTCATCTATGGCGCCATGTCGATAGCGCGTCACCGATCGTCAAGGCGCGTCCGTCGCCGATCGGTGAAGGTCTGCAAGTTCTCGTCTATGTCCGCGATCAGGTCGATTTGTTCGCGCGCATTTGCGGGTACTTCGAGCGCAAGGGACTGTCGATTCTCGACGCCAAGGTGCATACCACCAGCCAGGGCTTCGCGCTCGACAGCTTTTTGTTGACCGACCCCGGACTGGACACGAGTTATCGCGACATCATCAATCTGGTCGAAAGCGAACTGGTGTCGCTGCTCACACGTGCGGAACCCTTGGCGGAGCCGAGCAAAGGCCGCCTGCCACGGCGCTCGCGCAGCTTCCCCGTGACGCCTCGCGTCGATCTGCGCCCGGACGAGCGCGGCCAGTACTACCTGCTATCGGTGTCGGCTAACGACCGCACCGGTTTGCTTTACGCGGTCGCACGCGTGCTTGCGCGTCACGGCGTTAGCGTGCGAACCGCCCGCATCAATACCCTCGGCGAACGTGTCGAAGATACGTTCCTGCTTGACGGCAGCCGCTTGCAGGACAACCGCCTGCAAATTGCCGTCGAGACCGAATTACTCGAAGCATTGGAACCATGA
- the ligA gene encoding NAD-dependent DNA ligase LigA, with translation MSQTSVPGQGTNAHTAADATAAAQRAAELRIELARHNRAYYEDDAPLIPDAEYDRLFGELAALENDFPELQRPDSPTQRVGGKPVEGFAPVVHRVPMLSLNNGFEDEDVEAFDRRVSDGLRDATRAGAPSDDLFGPQDAPVEYAAELKFDGLAIALRYEQGVLVQAATRGDGTTGEDVTANIRTIKKIPLKLKSDNPPDVLEVRGEVLMFRADFDKLNQAQEAAGEKVFVNPRNAAAGSLRQLDSKITARRPLSFFAYGVGELVGVPMPETHSALLDWYVTLGIPVNDRREVVKGAAGLLKFYREVGEARVSLPYDIDGVVYKVNRRDEQDRLGFVSRAPRFALAHKFPAQEALTTLLDIEVQVGRTGAITPVARLAPVFVGGATVTNATLHNEDEIRRKDVMIGDTVIVRRAGDVIPEVVGSVPDRRPADARAFVMPTACPVCGSAIEKLPDEAIARCTGGLICAAQRKQALLHFAQRRALDIEGLGDKLVEQLVDQQIIRTPADLFKLGVAKLAALDRMADKSATNLVAALDKARHTTLARFIFALGIRHVGEATAKDLARHFGKLDNLIGVCKRDSDLTELLAVPDVGPIVAESINNFFCEDHNVEVIEQLRAAGVTWPESEPAAAAPLPLAGKTFVLTGTLPTLSRDEAKAMLEAQGAKVAGSVSAKTDYVVAGAEAGSKLAKAEALGVPVLDEDAMRAMLAAL, from the coding sequence ATGTCCCAAACTTCCGTACCGGGTCAGGGCACGAACGCCCATACGGCTGCCGACGCTACGGCCGCTGCACAACGCGCGGCCGAACTGCGCATCGAGTTGGCGCGTCACAACCGTGCCTATTACGAAGACGACGCGCCGCTGATTCCCGACGCCGAATACGACCGTCTGTTTGGCGAACTCGCCGCGCTGGAAAATGATTTTCCCGAATTGCAGCGTCCCGACTCACCGACGCAGCGCGTGGGCGGCAAACCTGTCGAAGGTTTCGCGCCGGTGGTTCACCGCGTGCCGATGCTCTCGCTCAACAATGGCTTCGAAGACGAGGATGTCGAGGCGTTCGATCGCCGCGTGTCCGACGGGCTGCGCGATGCGACACGCGCCGGCGCACCGTCCGACGATCTGTTCGGCCCGCAGGACGCGCCAGTCGAATACGCCGCCGAGCTGAAGTTCGACGGCCTGGCGATTGCCTTGCGCTACGAGCAGGGGGTGCTGGTGCAGGCCGCGACACGAGGCGACGGTACGACGGGAGAAGATGTCACAGCTAACATTCGGACCATCAAGAAGATTCCCCTGAAGCTGAAGTCGGACAATCCGCCCGACGTACTGGAAGTGCGTGGGGAAGTGTTGATGTTCCGCGCCGACTTCGACAAGCTGAACCAAGCGCAGGAAGCGGCCGGCGAAAAGGTGTTCGTCAATCCGCGCAATGCGGCGGCAGGCAGCTTGCGGCAGCTCGACTCGAAGATCACGGCCAGGCGTCCGCTGTCCTTCTTCGCCTACGGCGTAGGGGAACTCGTTGGCGTGCCGATGCCCGAGACGCACTCGGCGTTGCTCGACTGGTATGTCACGCTCGGCATTCCGGTGAACGACCGACGCGAAGTCGTGAAGGGCGCTGCGGGACTGCTGAAGTTCTATCGCGAAGTCGGCGAGGCACGGGTATCGCTGCCCTATGACATCGACGGTGTGGTCTACAAGGTCAATCGTCGCGACGAGCAGGATCGGCTCGGATTCGTGTCGCGAGCGCCGCGCTTCGCACTGGCGCACAAATTCCCGGCGCAGGAGGCGTTGACCACGCTGCTCGATATCGAGGTGCAGGTCGGACGCACGGGCGCTATTACCCCGGTGGCCCGTCTGGCGCCGGTGTTCGTCGGCGGCGCGACGGTCACGAATGCCACGTTGCATAACGAGGACGAGATTCGTCGCAAGGACGTGATGATCGGCGATACCGTCATCGTGCGTCGTGCGGGTGACGTGATTCCCGAGGTCGTCGGGTCGGTGCCGGATCGTCGTCCGGCCGATGCACGGGCATTCGTCATGCCCACGGCGTGTCCGGTGTGCGGGTCCGCCATTGAAAAATTGCCGGACGAGGCGATCGCCCGTTGCACGGGCGGATTGATTTGCGCTGCGCAGCGCAAGCAGGCGCTACTGCACTTCGCGCAACGTCGTGCGCTCGATATCGAGGGGCTGGGCGACAAATTGGTCGAACAACTCGTCGATCAGCAGATTATTCGAACGCCCGCAGATCTGTTCAAGCTGGGCGTAGCGAAGCTGGCGGCACTCGACCGGATGGCGGACAAGTCGGCGACCAATCTCGTCGCCGCGCTGGACAAGGCGCGTCACACGACGCTCGCACGCTTTATCTTCGCACTGGGCATCCGTCATGTCGGCGAGGCGACGGCGAAGGATCTGGCGCGGCACTTCGGCAAGCTCGACAACCTGATCGGGGTGTGCAAACGCGACTCCGATCTGACGGAACTGCTTGCCGTTCCGGACGTCGGACCCATTGTGGCCGAGTCGATCAACAATTTCTTCTGCGAAGATCATAATGTCGAAGTGATCGAGCAACTGCGTGCCGCTGGTGTGACATGGCCGGAATCCGAACCTGCCGCTGCGGCGCCGCTGCCCCTGGCGGGCAAGACGTTCGTGCTGACCGGCACGTTGCCGACGCTGTCTCGCGACGAGGCGAAGGCCATGCTCGAAGCGCAGGGAGCGAAGGTTGCCGGCTCCGTTTCTGCAAAAACCGACTATGTCGTGGCGGGGGCGGAGGCGGGCAGCAAGTTGGCGAAGGCAGAGGCACTGGGTGTGCCGGTGCTCGACGAGGATGCTATGCGCGCGATGTTGGCCGCGCTTTGA
- a CDS encoding pseudouridine synthase, with protein MSDTPRAKLSAKHPRTLDKTRAPVRSAGALRRPTKAVPASMLDASGAKKKPSGKPARPRPADDAATPGGPRRPSGSGAAPRKPVGGGAPYEKRSVGERPPARGQRERVAGARPARFDEDRPRRNTEGGARGDFARPAKRDFDDRAPRRFDEDRPRRNTEGGARGDFARPVKRDFDNRAPRRFDEDRPRRNTEGGARGDFARPVKRDFDNRAPRRFDEDRPRRNTEGGARGDFARPVKRDFDNRAPRRFDEVRPRRNTEGGARGDFARPVKRDFDNRAPRRFDEDRPRRNTEGGARGDFARPEKRDFDARAPRRFEEDRPRRNTQNPSGGRFDRNDRDNQAKHATRAVRAPRVARDDDDDIKIHHDAAGSLRLSKRMSELGLCSRREADEWIAKGWVRVDGKVVKELGTKILPTQEITVVQAAQKEQANRVTILLHKPVGYVSGQAEDGYDPAVVLVTSEHHWAEDDAGVRFSPSHLRSLAPAGRLDIDSTGLLVLTQDGRIAKQLIGEDSDIEKEYLVRVSYNEHTQNVQAHFPEDRLALLRHGLELDDQPLKPAQVEWQNPEQLRFVLKEGKKRQIRRMCELVGLHVTGLKRVRMGRITLGNLPVGEWRYLRAGEGF; from the coding sequence ATGAGCGATACCCCCCGCGCCAAACTGAGCGCCAAACACCCCCGCACCCTCGACAAGACTCGCGCGCCCGTGCGCTCGGCTGGCGCGTTGCGTCGGCCGACCAAGGCGGTGCCCGCGTCGATGCTCGACGCCAGCGGCGCGAAGAAGAAGCCCTCAGGCAAGCCGGCGCGTCCACGTCCGGCAGATGATGCCGCGACGCCGGGCGGTCCCCGGCGCCCTTCCGGCAGCGGTGCCGCGCCGCGCAAGCCGGTGGGCGGCGGCGCCCCTTACGAGAAGCGGTCGGTGGGAGAGCGCCCGCCCGCGCGCGGTCAGCGCGAACGTGTTGCCGGTGCTCGCCCTGCCCGCTTCGATGAGGACCGTCCGCGTCGCAATACCGAGGGCGGTGCGCGTGGCGATTTCGCACGTCCGGCAAAGCGTGACTTCGATGACCGCGCACCGCGCCGCTTTGACGAAGACCGTCCCCGTCGCAATACCGAGGGCGGTGCGCGTGGCGATTTCGCGCGTCCGGTCAAGCGTGACTTCGATAACCGCGCACCGCGTCGCTTTGACGAAGACCGTCCCCGTCGCAATACCGAGGGCGGTGCGCGTGGCGATTTCGCACGTCCGGTCAAGCGTGACTTCGATAACCGCGCACCGCGCCGCTTTGACGAAGATCGTCCCCGTCGCAATACCGAGGGCGGTGCGCGTGGCGATTTCGCACGTCCGGTCAAGCGTGACTTCGATAACCGCGCACCGCGTCGCTTTGACGAAGTTCGTCCCCGTCGCAATACCGAGGGCGGTGCACGTGGCGATTTCGCGCGTCCGGTCAAGCGTGACTTCGATAACCGCGCACCGCGTCGCTTTGACGAAGATCGTCCCCGTCGCAATACCGAGGGCGGTGCGCGCGGCGACTTCGCACGTCCGGAAAAGCGTGATTTCGATGCGCGTGCACCGCGCCGTTTCGAGGAAGATCGCCCGCGTCGTAACACGCAGAACCCGTCAGGCGGCCGATTTGATCGCAATGACCGTGACAATCAGGCAAAACACGCCACGCGCGCGGTTCGCGCACCGCGTGTGGCGCGCGACGATGATGACGACATCAAGATTCATCACGACGCCGCCGGCTCGCTGCGCCTGTCCAAGCGCATGTCGGAACTTGGCCTCTGCTCGCGTCGCGAGGCGGACGAATGGATCGCCAAGGGGTGGGTCCGCGTTGACGGCAAGGTCGTGAAGGAACTCGGCACAAAGATTCTGCCGACGCAGGAAATCACCGTCGTGCAGGCCGCGCAAAAGGAACAGGCCAATCGGGTCACCATTTTGCTGCACAAGCCCGTCGGCTATGTCTCCGGGCAAGCGGAAGACGGTTACGACCCCGCCGTCGTGCTCGTTACCAGCGAGCATCATTGGGCAGAAGACGATGCGGGCGTGCGTTTTTCCCCGTCGCATCTGCGCAGCCTCGCCCCCGCGGGACGCCTTGATATCGATTCGACCGGCCTGCTCGTGCTGACACAGGACGGTCGCATTGCCAAACAGCTGATTGGTGAAGACTCGGATATCGAGAAGGAGTACCTCGTACGTGTCTCGTACAACGAGCACACGCAGAACGTACAAGCCCACTTCCCGGAGGACCGTCTGGCATTGCTTCGCCACGGTCTCGAACTTGACGATCAACCGCTCAAGCCCGCCCAGGTCGAGTGGCAGAACCCGGAACAACTGCGCTTTGTACTCAAGGAAGGCAAGAAACGCCAGATTCGCCGCATGTGCGAACTCGTCGGTCTGCATGTGACCGGCCTCAAGCGCGTGCGCATGGGCCGCATTACGCTTGGCAATCTTCCCGTGGGCGAATGGCGCTATCTGCGCGCAGGTGAAGGCTTCTGA
- a CDS encoding cell division protein ZipA C-terminal FtsZ-binding domain-containing protein, with the protein MNELQLSLIAAGVVVLLGVVAYNAWQGSKARARIPRRMPVDGAGIDASAGTPDADDDRPFIEPTLSPPRVPAQAGERREPTLGAASAGTSATSVQDAFAINEDAWDAPPAARKRAAEEAAARAAAESADADAVEVATVSREQASDNQVSHARDLQDAATASAVARVDAELAADDTVDAATAGAAAAAAGAADPEGAASKVDGTSAPTATSSTSVVAAAPVESVAATSAAAARPAVPSGPPPVIDERIDCIVEMPLTNMVAAERLMPLTVRMRRAGSKPVNVEGRLDEHAPWEPIRTGGRYQQLRMAVQLANRAGALNEVEFSEFSNLVQALADAVDALPELPDMMETVARGRELDGFAAQCDAQLSVNVLSDGAPWSANYVQAVATQDGLLLSRDGMRFVKLDARQNPVFMLQFGDTNFLRDDLTYKGGDLITMLLDVPVADEDLLPFRLMCDYARSIGQRIGGRVVDDQRRPLSDAALQNVDKQLLKLYERLEARGLPAGSPVTRRLFSQ; encoded by the coding sequence ATGAATGAACTGCAGCTGAGCTTGATTGCCGCAGGGGTAGTAGTACTGCTGGGAGTAGTGGCTTATAACGCCTGGCAAGGCAGCAAGGCACGCGCGCGCATACCGCGCCGCATGCCGGTCGATGGTGCCGGTATCGACGCGAGCGCCGGCACGCCCGACGCCGATGACGACCGCCCGTTCATCGAACCCACGCTTTCGCCGCCGCGCGTCCCTGCACAAGCGGGAGAACGCCGTGAGCCGACGCTGGGAGCGGCATCGGCCGGCACGTCGGCAACGTCGGTACAGGACGCCTTTGCGATCAACGAAGATGCGTGGGATGCACCGCCGGCGGCGCGCAAGCGGGCAGCCGAGGAAGCCGCCGCGCGTGCGGCAGCCGAAAGTGCCGATGCCGATGCGGTTGAAGTCGCCACGGTGTCTCGCGAACAAGCGAGCGACAACCAGGTGAGCCACGCACGTGATTTGCAGGACGCCGCAACGGCAAGCGCCGTTGCGCGTGTGGATGCCGAACTGGCCGCCGACGACACGGTGGATGCTGCCACGGCAGGTGCGGCCGCAGCGGCCGCAGGCGCGGCTGATCCGGAAGGTGCCGCGTCGAAGGTCGACGGTACGTCAGCCCCCACGGCGACTTCATCGACGTCGGTCGTTGCGGCCGCACCTGTCGAGTCGGTCGCCGCCACGTCGGCGGCTGCGGCTCGACCCGCGGTGCCCAGCGGTCCCCCGCCGGTTATCGATGAGCGTATCGACTGTATCGTCGAAATGCCGTTGACCAATATGGTGGCAGCGGAGCGGCTGATGCCGCTGACCGTGCGCATGCGGCGCGCGGGCAGCAAGCCCGTGAACGTGGAGGGGCGCCTGGATGAGCACGCGCCCTGGGAGCCGATCCGCACCGGCGGACGCTATCAGCAACTGCGCATGGCCGTGCAGCTGGCCAATCGTGCCGGTGCGCTCAACGAAGTCGAGTTCTCGGAGTTTTCGAATCTCGTGCAAGCGCTGGCGGACGCCGTCGATGCGTTGCCGGAGTTGCCCGACATGATGGAGACGGTTGCCCGGGGTCGCGAGCTCGATGGCTTTGCGGCACAGTGCGATGCCCAGTTGTCGGTCAATGTGCTGTCGGACGGTGCGCCGTGGTCGGCCAACTACGTTCAGGCGGTCGCCACGCAAGACGGTTTGCTGCTCTCGCGCGACGGCATGCGTTTCGTCAAGCTCGACGCGCGTCAGAACCCGGTGTTCATGCTGCAGTTCGGCGACACCAACTTCCTGCGCGACGACCTGACGTACAAGGGCGGCGACCTCATTACCATGCTGCTCGATGTGCCGGTCGCCGACGAAGACCTGTTGCCTTTCCGTCTGATGTGCGACTACGCGCGTTCGATCGGACAGCGAATCGGTGGTCGTGTGGTGGACGATCAACGTCGCCCGCTCTCCGATGCTGCGCTGCAAAACGTCGACAAGCAGTTGCTCAAGCTCTACGAACGCCTTGAGGCACGGGGCCTGCCGGCCGGTTCGCCGGTCACGCGTCGCCTGTTCAGCCAATAA
- a CDS encoding IS5 family transposase (programmed frameshift), which yields MAKPILDDELWAIIQPLLPPPKPRRARYPGRKPLDDRAVLTGILFVLQSGIPWEMLPQEMGCGSGMSCWRRLHAWQKAGVWDRLHEVLLAKLRAADRIDWSRVVVDSSSIRAVGSGPKTGPNPTDRARPGSKHHVLTDAQGIPLSLILTGANRNDITQLLPLIEAIPPIRGKRGRPLSKPHIVQGDRGYDHDKYRKPLHAVGIATEIARRGEPHGSGLGKTRWVVERTIAWLHNFKRLRVRFERLAIIHEAFLKMAGCIICWRHLRKSFC from the exons ATGGCCAAACCAATACTCGACGACGAACTGTGGGCAATCATCCAGCCACTGCTGCCGCCACCGAAGCCTCGGCGCGCCCGCTATCCCGGGCGCAAGCCGCTGGACGATCGTGCCGTGCTCACGGGCATCCTGTTCGTTCTGCAATCCGGCATCCCTTGGGAAATGCTGCCGCAGGAAATGGGCTGCGGCTCAGGCATGAGTTGCTGGCGACGGCTACATGCCTGGCAGAAGGCTGGCGTCTGGGATCGTCTGCACGAGGTACTTCTGGCCAAGCTCCGTGCGGCCGATCGCATCGACTGGTCTCGTGTAGTCGTCGATTCCTCTTCTATCCGGGCAGTGGGGTCGGGTC CAAAAACAGGACCTAACCCCACAGATCGCGCGCGACCAGGTTCAAAGCACCACGTCCTGACCGACGCCCAAGGCATTCCACTGTCGCTGATACTCACGGGCGCCAACCGCAACGACATTACCCAACTGCTGCCACTGATCGAGGCGATTCCTCCGATTCGAGGCAAGCGCGGTCGCCCCTTGTCTAAACCGCACATCGTTCAGGGTGATCGCGGCTACGACCACGACAAGTACCGCAAGCCCCTGCACGCCGTCGGCATCGCCACCGAGATTGCTCGCCGCGGCGAGCCTCACGGCAGCGGTCTTGGCAAGACGCGTTGGGTTGTCGAGCGAACCATCGCGTGGCTGCACAACTTCAAGCGATTGCGAGTCCGCTTCGAGCGCCTCGCAATCATTCACGAAGCCTTCCTGAAAATGGCTGGTTGCATCATCTGCTGGCGCCATCTCAGGAAATCATTTTGTTAG